One window of Chloroflexus aggregans DSM 9485 genomic DNA carries:
- a CDS encoding GNAT family N-acetyltransferase, giving the protein MQYSIRPISAAATRPLRQQILRPHQAVDELVYPGDDHPLALHVGAFVEDQLVGIASFSPEACPGVAAPAAWRLRGMGVVPHMRRCGIGKALLAAGVEHVRRYHGDMIWCHGRTGALPFYRAFGFVTHGDEFVVPHTGPHYVLIYWIPTDQQ; this is encoded by the coding sequence ATGCAGTACTCCATCCGTCCGATAAGCGCCGCCGCCACTCGGCCGCTCCGCCAGCAGATTCTCCGCCCACACCAGGCGGTAGACGAACTCGTATACCCCGGCGATGACCATCCTCTGGCACTCCACGTCGGTGCATTTGTCGAAGACCAACTGGTAGGGATCGCTTCATTTTCGCCGGAAGCTTGCCCTGGGGTAGCAGCACCGGCGGCATGGCGTCTCCGTGGGATGGGAGTAGTACCTCACATGCGCCGGTGTGGTATTGGCAAGGCACTGTTAGCCGCCGGTGTCGAACACGTCCGTCGGTACCATGGCGATATGATTTGGTGTCATGGCCGCACCGGTGCCTTACCATTCTATCGTGCGTTTGGCTTCGTCACCCATGGCGATGAGTTTGTTGTACCGCACACAGGGCCACACTATGTGCTGATCTATTGGATACCAACGGATCAACAGTGA
- the alaS gene encoding alanine--tRNA ligase: MQKLTAAQIRETFISFFKRHGHTHVPSSSLVVADDPTLLFANSGMVQFKDVFLGREQRPYTRAVTAQKCLRVSGKHNDLEEVGPSPRHHTFFEMLGNFSFGDYFKAEAIRLAWKLLTEEFQLPVERLWFTVFAGDDEVPPDDEAAALWIAQGADPSRVLRFGRKDNFWVMGDTGPCGPCSEITIYIGDDLSQMRAEGVNSDDPNYVEIWNNVFMQYDRATMQPLPRPSVDTGMGLERMAMVMQGVHSTYDTDLFVSIINRIIAVRGSDEEHYQAHRSAYRAIADHSRAIAFLIADGVLPGNLGRPYVLRRILRRAAYQGRTIGFERPFLAEVITTVIDQMGEVYPELVNRRELILSAADQEERQFLRTLSGGLSRLNAVIEQVRTRGETVIPGTDAFVLKDTYGFPLDLTQKIAAEQGLTVDEAGYEAAMAEQRARSRAAAAGKRGGEADLWAELDLPASHFTGYERLSDRATVIGMLADGDAITSAMVGRQVQIVLDTTPFYAESGGQVGDTGVLVGPEGSVQIEDTRRPLPGLIVHYGRVVSGTIHVGDQVQATVDMVRRADIQRNHTATHMLQRALRDVLGEHAAQAGSLVAPDRLRFDFTHTKPLDPEELREIERRLNAWVRADASVRWEITGYRSAIARGAIALFGEKYGDTVRVVTIERGTGIENGEYASRDSLELCGGTHVNRTGEIGFVRILGEGSIGSGIRRVEALTGRGAELWAEEQAQTLRDLAARINAQPAQLIERIEALLAENRQRRQELEALRSKLAREMLDTLVHRTQTVAGIPLLAAEVEADSVERLREMGEYLRDKLGSAVIVLGAQINGKPQLLTIVTSDLVKRGLNAVHIVKPLAAIVGGGGGGRPEIAQAGGRTPDRLAAAITAAVDVLAEQVG, encoded by the coding sequence ATGCAAAAACTGACCGCCGCTCAGATTCGTGAAACGTTCATATCGTTTTTTAAGCGCCATGGCCATACCCATGTACCCAGCTCGTCGTTGGTTGTCGCCGACGATCCAACGTTGCTGTTCGCTAATTCCGGCATGGTGCAGTTTAAAGATGTTTTTTTGGGTCGCGAACAACGCCCGTATACTCGTGCTGTAACTGCCCAAAAGTGTTTGCGTGTTAGCGGTAAACACAACGATCTCGAAGAAGTTGGCCCCTCACCACGCCACCATACCTTCTTTGAAATGTTAGGCAACTTCTCGTTCGGCGATTACTTCAAAGCCGAGGCGATTCGATTGGCGTGGAAATTGCTAACCGAAGAGTTCCAGTTGCCGGTCGAAAGACTTTGGTTTACGGTGTTTGCCGGCGATGATGAAGTGCCACCTGATGATGAGGCGGCAGCGTTGTGGATCGCGCAAGGCGCCGACCCGTCGCGGGTGTTGCGCTTTGGCCGTAAAGACAACTTTTGGGTGATGGGCGATACCGGTCCCTGTGGTCCATGCTCGGAGATTACCATCTACATCGGTGATGATCTGAGCCAAATGCGTGCCGAGGGCGTTAATTCCGACGATCCGAATTATGTCGAGATCTGGAATAATGTGTTCATGCAGTACGACCGCGCCACCATGCAGCCGCTACCACGGCCTTCGGTCGATACCGGTATGGGTCTTGAGCGAATGGCAATGGTGATGCAAGGCGTCCATAGCACGTATGATACCGATCTGTTCGTGTCCATTATTAACCGTATCATTGCCGTGCGCGGTAGCGACGAAGAGCATTATCAGGCCCATCGCAGCGCGTACCGTGCTATCGCCGACCACTCACGTGCAATTGCGTTCTTGATCGCCGATGGGGTTTTGCCCGGTAATCTGGGCCGTCCGTATGTGTTACGCCGTATTTTGCGCCGAGCCGCGTATCAGGGTCGCACGATTGGCTTTGAACGGCCATTCCTCGCCGAGGTGATTACAACGGTGATCGATCAAATGGGTGAGGTGTACCCCGAATTAGTAAATCGACGCGAACTTATCTTGAGTGCCGCCGACCAGGAAGAGCGCCAATTTTTGCGTACTCTGAGCGGTGGCCTGAGCCGCCTCAATGCTGTGATTGAGCAGGTACGTACCCGTGGCGAGACGGTGATCCCCGGTACCGATGCGTTCGTGCTGAAAGACACGTATGGCTTTCCCCTCGATTTGACCCAGAAGATTGCTGCCGAACAAGGGTTGACAGTCGATGAAGCCGGTTATGAGGCGGCAATGGCCGAACAACGCGCTCGTTCACGAGCGGCGGCGGCCGGGAAGCGTGGCGGTGAAGCCGATCTGTGGGCCGAACTTGATCTGCCTGCGTCGCACTTTACCGGCTACGAGCGCTTGAGCGACCGAGCAACGGTGATCGGTATGTTGGCCGATGGCGATGCGATTACGTCTGCGATGGTCGGACGGCAAGTGCAAATTGTGCTCGATACGACGCCTTTCTACGCCGAAAGTGGCGGTCAGGTTGGTGATACCGGCGTGCTGGTCGGGCCAGAGGGTTCGGTGCAGATCGAAGATACCCGCCGGCCATTGCCCGGTCTGATCGTTCACTATGGTCGTGTGGTCAGCGGTACGATCCATGTAGGCGATCAGGTGCAGGCTACGGTTGATATGGTACGGCGGGCCGATATTCAGCGGAACCACACTGCGACCCATATGCTTCAGCGCGCCTTACGCGACGTGCTCGGCGAACACGCGGCGCAAGCCGGTTCGTTGGTGGCGCCCGACCGGCTGCGCTTCGACTTTACCCATACTAAACCGCTCGATCCCGAAGAATTGCGTGAGATCGAGCGCCGTCTGAATGCGTGGGTCCGCGCCGATGCATCGGTACGCTGGGAAATTACCGGTTACCGGTCTGCCATAGCACGCGGTGCGATCGCGCTGTTTGGCGAGAAGTACGGTGATACCGTGCGCGTCGTGACCATTGAACGCGGTACCGGAATTGAGAACGGTGAGTACGCTTCTCGTGATAGCCTTGAGCTGTGCGGTGGCACACACGTGAATCGCACCGGTGAGATTGGGTTTGTCCGCATCCTCGGTGAAGGGAGTATCGGTAGTGGGATTCGTCGCGTTGAGGCTCTGACCGGGCGTGGCGCCGAGTTATGGGCAGAAGAACAAGCACAGACGTTACGCGACCTGGCTGCACGGATCAATGCGCAACCTGCACAACTGATCGAACGAATCGAGGCGCTTTTGGCCGAGAACCGGCAACGACGGCAAGAGCTGGAGGCGCTGCGGAGTAAGTTGGCGCGCGAGATGCTTGATACCCTGGTACATCGCACGCAAACGGTCGCCGGGATTCCGCTGCTGGCAGCAGAGGTGGAAGCCGATTCGGTCGAACGCCTGCGTGAGATGGGTGAATATCTGCGCGATAAGCTGGGTAGTGCCGTGATTGTGCTTGGCGCTCAGATCAACGGTAAACCGCAATTACTTACAATTGTTACGTCCGATCTGGTCAAGCGAGGCCTGAATGCAGTGCATATTGTCAAACCGCTTGCCGCTATCGTCGGTGGTGGTGGTGGTGGCCGACCGGAAATAGCGCAAGCCGGTGGACGGACCCCCGACCGCTTGGCGGCTGCTATCACTGCTGCGGTAGACGTGTTGGCCGAACAGGTAGGATAG
- a CDS encoding GH36-type glycosyl hydrolase domain-containing protein — MRRLFSSRYGYFSADGREYTITTPLTPRPWGNVISNGDYAMIVSQTGSGYSWRNNAGQNRITRSFQDLVQDNWGKYLYLRDLDSGHYWSATYKPTLHTYDHYQVTHGLGYSRFEQEVHGIRSQLTVFVAPYDPVEFFELTLTNCTDLVRRLDITTYVEWLLGFAPDEHREFHKLFIETTVDRSLNALLARKYLWGFADEAGRHNNLDWPYVAFMAASEPLKSFDGDKESFIGLYQSLEHPQAMRMATLAERTGRFGDAIAALQVEVTLEPGVSHTIVFTLGAAEQGREDPAELIRRLTSPAASAQTLAAVHTFWSRLVDAEHVETPDPALNLMTNYWLKYQAISGRLWAKSAFYQVSAGYGFRDQLQDSQIFLVCDPELTKRQILLHAGQQFIEGDVLHWWFSIRGGGPRTNCSDDLLWLPFIVDSYLQETNDVAILDEPVPYLNGPAEPLYLHCKRAIERAFSRFSPRGIPLMGDHDWNDGLNAVGTHLRGESFWVAEFLYAILERWMPLAQQRGDEAFAERCAAVRETLRWATNRYGWDGAWFLQATTDDGLPLGSHANDEGRIFLMPNIWAVISGIADRERAWQAMESVSRHLLCEYGTLLNYPAFTRPRPDIGYVTRYAPGLRENGGVYTHAATWSVWAYALLGDAEQAYEAYRRICPPNRSADPDRYKAEPYVTPGNVDGPQSPYFGRGGWTWYTGSAQWLHRMATHWILGIRPQANGLLIDPLIPATWDRFTVRRSFRGAVYEIEVLNPQHVSRGVATVEVDGQPLAGNVVPVFADGQTHRVRVVLG; from the coding sequence ATGAGACGTCTATTTTCTAGCCGTTATGGCTACTTTAGTGCAGATGGCCGCGAATATACCATCACTACACCGCTGACACCGCGCCCATGGGGTAATGTGATCAGCAACGGTGACTACGCAATGATAGTATCGCAAACCGGTTCGGGCTATAGCTGGCGTAACAACGCCGGTCAGAATCGGATTACCCGCTCGTTTCAAGATTTAGTGCAAGACAACTGGGGGAAATACCTCTATCTGCGCGATCTCGATAGTGGGCATTATTGGTCGGCAACTTACAAACCAACTCTCCATACGTATGACCACTACCAGGTCACTCACGGCCTCGGTTATTCGCGTTTTGAGCAGGAAGTACATGGCATTCGTAGCCAGTTGACCGTCTTTGTCGCACCCTATGACCCGGTTGAGTTTTTTGAACTGACGCTCACCAATTGCACCGATCTTGTGCGCCGGCTCGATATAACCACGTATGTTGAATGGCTTCTAGGGTTTGCACCCGACGAGCACCGTGAGTTTCACAAGCTGTTTATTGAGACTACGGTTGATCGGTCGCTCAATGCGCTATTAGCGCGTAAATATTTGTGGGGGTTTGCCGACGAAGCGGGCCGGCACAACAACCTCGATTGGCCATACGTGGCATTTATGGCGGCGAGTGAACCGCTCAAGAGTTTCGACGGCGATAAAGAGTCGTTTATTGGCCTGTACCAGAGTCTTGAGCATCCGCAGGCGATGCGGATGGCAACGTTAGCCGAACGCACCGGTCGCTTTGGTGACGCAATTGCCGCGTTGCAAGTGGAAGTGACGCTGGAACCGGGGGTCAGTCATACGATTGTCTTTACGTTGGGTGCTGCTGAGCAGGGACGTGAAGACCCCGCCGAGTTAATCCGCCGCTTGACTTCACCGGCAGCGAGTGCGCAAACATTGGCGGCAGTACATACCTTTTGGTCACGACTGGTTGATGCCGAACATGTGGAAACGCCTGATCCGGCGCTCAATCTGATGACCAACTACTGGCTGAAGTATCAGGCGATTTCAGGCCGGTTGTGGGCGAAATCGGCGTTTTATCAAGTCTCGGCCGGATACGGCTTTCGCGATCAGTTGCAAGACAGCCAAATCTTTTTGGTGTGCGATCCTGAATTGACCAAACGCCAGATTTTGCTCCACGCTGGCCAGCAATTTATCGAGGGCGATGTGCTGCACTGGTGGTTTTCGATCCGCGGTGGTGGCCCACGCACGAACTGTTCGGACGATCTGCTCTGGCTGCCGTTTATCGTTGATTCGTACCTGCAAGAGACCAACGATGTCGCAATTCTGGATGAGCCAGTGCCGTACCTCAACGGCCCGGCGGAGCCGCTCTACCTGCATTGCAAGCGGGCGATCGAGCGCGCGTTCAGCCGATTTTCGCCCCGCGGCATCCCGCTGATGGGTGATCACGATTGGAACGATGGCCTTAATGCGGTTGGCACTCATCTGCGCGGCGAGAGTTTTTGGGTGGCTGAGTTTCTCTACGCGATCCTTGAGCGCTGGATGCCGCTGGCGCAGCAGCGCGGTGATGAGGCGTTCGCCGAACGCTGCGCGGCGGTGCGCGAGACGCTGCGTTGGGCGACGAACCGCTACGGCTGGGATGGCGCGTGGTTTTTGCAGGCGACGACCGATGATGGCTTGCCGCTCGGATCGCATGCGAATGATGAGGGCCGCATCTTTTTGATGCCGAATATTTGGGCGGTGATTAGCGGCATTGCCGATCGCGAACGAGCCTGGCAGGCGATGGAGTCGGTTTCGCGCCACCTGCTCTGCGAGTATGGCACGTTGCTCAACTATCCCGCCTTTACCCGCCCCCGTCCTGACATCGGTTATGTCACCCGCTATGCACCGGGCTTGCGTGAGAACGGCGGCGTCTATACCCACGCGGCCACGTGGTCGGTGTGGGCCTACGCCCTGCTCGGCGATGCCGAGCAAGCTTATGAAGCCTATCGCCGTATCTGCCCGCCCAACCGCAGCGCCGACCCAGATCGCTACAAAGCCGAACCTTACGTCACGCCGGGCAACGTTGACGGCCCGCAATCGCCGTATTTCGGGCGCGGCGGCTGGACGTGGTACACCGGTTCGGCCCAGTGGCTGCACCGGATGGCGACCCATTGGATTTTGGGAATTAGGCCGCAGGCCAATGGCTTGCTGATCGATCCGCTGATCCCGGCGACATGGGATCGGTTCACCGTGCGCCGTTCGTTCCGTGGTGCGGTATACGAGATCGAGGTGCTCAACCCGCAGCACGTAAGCCGGGGTGTGGCGACGGTAGAGGTGGACGGCCAGCCGCTCGCTGGCAACGTCGTGCCGGTCTTCGCCGATGGCCAGACCCACCGGGTGCGGGTGGTCTTGGGGTAA
- a CDS encoding nicotinate phosphoribosyltransferase, translated as MNGAQLRTATGILFTDQYQLTMAQLYFRMGIHERLAQFDHFFRQPPNYGLHAAGYCIAAGLEWLLDWMETAYFGPAEIEVLRGQRNRVGKPIFGEDFLAYLRDNGNFSGITMWAVPEGRVVHAQAPMTIVRGPLLMAQILETALLNHLNYQTLVATKASRIREASGASTVLEFGLRRGQGLGANAGTRAALIGGADFTSNVGLAYTIGQTAKGTHAHAMVQSFLALGMSELDAFRAYAEVYPDDCLLLVDTIDTLQSGVPNAIRVFEELRAKGHKPVGVRLDSGDLAYLAIQTALMLDQAGFPDTVIVLSNDLDELVIWQIQSQIAQEARRYNADADAIIRRLVYGVGTRLVTSHGEGALGGVYKLVAVHDGQTWQPAIKIAESAVKLTNPGLKRVWRLYDDRGKATADLIALEDEDPTSEEYIRLRHPTDHTRQRLLKRTELTGIEPLLEPAMVNGQRVAEPLPLEQMRARRHADVERLDLGVRRIMNPHIYHVSLSQRLWELKQELLARLQQV; from the coding sequence ATGAATGGCGCACAGCTCCGCACCGCCACCGGTATTCTCTTTACCGATCAATACCAGTTGACGATGGCCCAGCTCTATTTTCGCATGGGCATCCACGAACGCCTCGCCCAATTCGATCACTTCTTCCGTCAGCCACCGAACTACGGTTTGCACGCTGCCGGTTACTGTATTGCCGCCGGGCTAGAATGGTTGCTCGACTGGATGGAGACGGCATATTTCGGCCCAGCCGAGATCGAAGTATTACGTGGTCAACGTAACCGTGTTGGCAAGCCGATTTTTGGCGAGGACTTTCTCGCTTATCTGCGCGATAACGGCAACTTTAGCGGGATCACCATGTGGGCAGTGCCTGAAGGGCGTGTCGTGCATGCGCAGGCGCCGATGACTATCGTGCGTGGGCCGTTGCTTATGGCGCAGATTCTTGAGACCGCGTTGCTCAACCATCTCAATTACCAGACGCTGGTAGCAACCAAAGCTAGCCGCATCCGCGAAGCAAGCGGTGCCAGTACGGTGCTCGAGTTTGGCTTACGGCGTGGGCAGGGTTTGGGGGCAAATGCCGGTACACGCGCAGCTTTGATCGGTGGTGCTGATTTTACCTCAAATGTCGGTCTGGCCTACACCATCGGCCAAACCGCGAAAGGAACCCATGCCCATGCAATGGTGCAGTCGTTCCTCGCTCTTGGTATGAGCGAACTCGATGCCTTCCGTGCTTATGCAGAGGTCTACCCTGACGATTGTCTGTTGCTTGTCGATACGATCGACACGTTACAAAGCGGTGTGCCCAACGCAATCCGCGTTTTTGAGGAGTTACGCGCCAAAGGTCATAAACCGGTTGGGGTACGGCTCGATTCGGGCGATCTTGCCTATCTCGCCATCCAGACGGCCCTGATGCTCGATCAGGCCGGTTTTCCCGATACCGTAATCGTCCTCTCGAACGATCTTGATGAACTGGTGATCTGGCAAATTCAGAGCCAAATTGCCCAAGAAGCACGGCGTTACAACGCCGACGCCGATGCGATCATTCGGCGACTGGTGTACGGTGTCGGGACGCGGCTCGTTACTTCACACGGTGAAGGCGCTCTTGGCGGAGTTTATAAACTGGTAGCAGTCCATGATGGTCAAACGTGGCAACCGGCGATCAAAATCGCCGAGAGTGCAGTGAAACTGACCAATCCCGGTCTCAAGCGGGTTTGGCGTTTGTACGATGATCGGGGCAAAGCGACCGCCGACCTGATCGCACTCGAAGACGAAGATCCGACGAGTGAAGAGTATATTCGCCTCCGTCACCCAACCGATCACACTCGTCAGCGGCTGCTCAAACGTACCGAGCTGACCGGGATCGAGCCATTACTCGAACCGGCGATGGTGAATGGGCAACGGGTAGCCGAGCCGTTACCACTGGAGCAGATGCGGGCACGACGCCATGCTGATGTTGAACGGCTCGATCTCGGTGTTCGCCGAATTATGAACCCGCACATTTACCACGTCTCGCTTAGTCAACGTTTGTGGGAACTGAAGCAAGAGCTGCTGGCCCGCTTGCAACAGGTCTAG
- a CDS encoding acyl-CoA dehydrogenase family protein, translating to MAFVTLPANLTRMMQQVQVPFVDTFRALRGVTPQEIGLLLKSITAKRRPKRVPPVNSDFYDILAELSPEEQAIQQKIRSYMEEKIRPIANSFWERGEFPHEIVPGFARLIAETFGSRPYAIDALGPVLTGVACMEMARVDPSIYTFFGVHWGLCMGSIDLFGSPEQKQRWLPPMQRFELIGSWALTEPDVGSATAAGLQTTARFERGHWVLNGAKKWSGNAPIADINIIWARDVSNNQVQGFIVERNTPGYEVERLEGKIALRTVQNANIRLVNCRIPEANRLPNVGGFRGVARQLAITRAAVAWAMTGVAMGAYEQALTYAQQRIQFGRPIGSFQLVQNSLVQMLANVTAMQTMCLRMSQIAARTGKISQEQASLAKVFCGEKMRETVALARAVLGGNGILLEHGVARYFADAEALYSYEGTHEMNTLIVGRAITGISAFV from the coding sequence ATGGCATTCGTTACCCTTCCGGCCAACCTCACCCGTATGATGCAGCAGGTACAGGTACCATTCGTTGACACCTTTCGGGCGTTACGTGGTGTTACACCGCAAGAGATCGGTCTGCTGCTAAAAAGCATTACCGCCAAACGACGACCAAAGCGGGTGCCGCCGGTGAACAGTGATTTCTACGATATTCTGGCCGAACTCTCACCCGAAGAGCAAGCGATCCAGCAGAAGATTCGCTCATACATGGAAGAGAAGATTCGGCCAATCGCCAACAGCTTCTGGGAGCGCGGCGAGTTTCCGCACGAGATCGTCCCCGGTTTTGCCCGTCTCATCGCCGAGACCTTCGGCTCACGGCCCTACGCCATCGACGCGCTCGGTCCAGTCCTCACCGGTGTAGCGTGTATGGAGATGGCACGGGTCGATCCCTCAATTTACACCTTTTTCGGGGTACATTGGGGTTTGTGCATGGGGTCAATCGATCTCTTTGGTTCTCCCGAACAGAAGCAGCGCTGGTTACCACCGATGCAGCGGTTTGAGCTAATCGGCTCGTGGGCACTTACCGAACCGGATGTTGGTTCGGCAACTGCCGCCGGTCTCCAGACCACGGCCCGCTTTGAGCGTGGTCACTGGGTGCTCAACGGTGCGAAGAAATGGAGCGGGAATGCACCGATCGCCGATATTAACATCATTTGGGCACGCGATGTGTCGAACAATCAGGTGCAAGGCTTCATCGTTGAGCGCAACACACCGGGGTACGAAGTCGAGCGGCTCGAAGGAAAGATTGCGCTACGCACCGTACAAAATGCCAACATCCGGCTGGTGAATTGTCGTATACCTGAAGCAAACCGCTTACCCAACGTCGGCGGTTTTCGCGGTGTAGCGCGTCAACTGGCGATCACCCGGGCGGCAGTAGCATGGGCGATGACCGGCGTGGCAATGGGTGCTTACGAACAGGCTCTCACTTACGCCCAACAGCGCATTCAATTTGGGCGGCCTATCGGTAGTTTTCAACTGGTTCAAAATAGTTTAGTGCAGATGCTGGCGAATGTGACGGCGATGCAGACGATGTGCCTGCGCATGAGTCAGATCGCTGCTCGTACCGGCAAAATCAGCCAAGAGCAGGCCTCGCTGGCGAAGGTTTTTTGTGGTGAAAAGATGCGCGAGACGGTGGCGCTGGCTCGCGCGGTTCTTGGCGGTAACGGTATTCTCCTCGAACACGGTGTTGCACGTTATTTCGCCGATGCTGAGGCGCTCTACTCATACGAAGGCACGCACGAGATGAATACGTTGATCGTGGGCCGGGCAATTACCGGAATCTCGGCTTTTGTCTAG
- a CDS encoding DUF507 family protein, with amino-acid sequence MRLSEDKVRRIAERLHDELAERGLLAYRDAPGQRPSDARALRVKAIYDAIVADLKIEEEIDAEVERILATYSREIKGTERDILFRKHKEEVARKRGYVL; translated from the coding sequence ATGCGACTCAGCGAGGATAAAGTGCGTCGTATCGCGGAACGGTTGCATGACGAATTGGCCGAGCGCGGCCTATTGGCCTATCGCGATGCCCCCGGTCAGCGGCCGAGTGATGCTCGTGCGCTACGGGTCAAGGCGATCTACGATGCAATCGTGGCCGATTTGAAAATCGAGGAAGAGATTGATGCCGAAGTTGAGCGGATTCTGGCAACCTACAGCCGTGAAATTAAGGGCACTGAGCGCGATATTCTCTTCCGCAAGCATAAGGAAGAGGTAGCGCGCAAGCGGGGGTATGTGTTGTGA
- the ruvX gene encoding Holliday junction resolvase RuvX: MNEQTILGLDVGERRIGVAISDVEARIAAPLTTIPAHPPERAIAQIARLVAERGVRRVVVGLPLTMRGEHGPQAAAIQRFVDALAAVLNCPVEMFDERLTSVAAEQMLRNLGVKPAKIKEQIDQVAASIILQDYLDARRNPF; encoded by the coding sequence ATGAATGAGCAAACAATCTTAGGGCTTGATGTCGGTGAACGACGGATCGGGGTGGCGATTAGCGATGTGGAAGCGCGCATCGCCGCTCCGCTGACAACCATTCCTGCCCACCCTCCCGAACGGGCGATTGCACAGATTGCACGCCTCGTTGCTGAACGTGGAGTTCGGCGGGTGGTAGTAGGATTACCACTCACCATGCGGGGCGAACACGGCCCCCAAGCAGCCGCAATACAGCGCTTTGTCGATGCACTTGCCGCTGTCCTCAATTGTCCGGTTGAGATGTTCGACGAACGGCTCACAAGCGTCGCCGCCGAGCAAATGTTACGGAACCTTGGTGTAAAACCGGCAAAAATCAAGGAACAGATCGATCAGGTTGCCGCATCGATCATCTTGCAAGATTATCTTGACGCCCGACGAAACCCGTTCTAA
- a CDS encoding ABC transporter substrate-binding protein produces MKPAAKGGFLLVILMLLAAMAGCTPAAIPPTPQAPTAAPQTPPEQPTAAPTAAPTAAPTAAPTAAAKQPVTLRYANWNLGTEEENNIQRRLVKAYTEMNPHVTIEFVDMSGGGWDDMLNTYAARGELPDVFMANNMPLYVKNGWLADLTELVANDPDWALIPQVLRSGVTYNGKVMGLPAAQFIMGYFVNRDLYEAANLDAPEYGFTLDEFNAAVTGLHNPSRGVLGLDEMEFVMGWYPHVLDNKLQWFSFDGVHMNYNSPAFKDTVARVAELKPYTWQGLTDEQKVNFKSAGPWELFLNQEVGMRWEGGWAIPQIAQNATFDWDFVGIPGGNQAIVMDIIAVSKTAPNLEEAYQFARWMTFARAAYAKEVELAREMGSVPSKMPVAIDTESLALYRQFFDKPGLNAALENLNNSLVESLAKLVPGYIQARWEGKPGIDIGEDKDVNMWFMFAHAGDGIYKYEDYAPKLETFANNILDTARAEVDAALR; encoded by the coding sequence ATGAAACCCGCTGCCAAAGGTGGCTTCCTGCTCGTGATACTGATGCTGCTCGCGGCCATGGCCGGCTGTACGCCAGCGGCTATACCACCGACTCCCCAAGCGCCAACCGCTGCGCCACAGACACCCCCTGAGCAACCGACCGCCGCACCGACCGCCGCACCGACCGCTGCACCGACTGCTGCTCCCACTGCTGCCGCCAAGCAACCGGTGACCCTGCGCTACGCCAACTGGAACCTCGGCACTGAGGAAGAGAACAACATTCAGCGCCGCTTGGTCAAGGCGTATACTGAGATGAACCCGCACGTGACGATCGAGTTCGTTGATATGTCGGGTGGTGGCTGGGACGATATGCTCAACACCTATGCAGCCCGCGGTGAGCTACCCGATGTCTTTATGGCCAACAACATGCCGCTCTACGTTAAGAACGGCTGGCTGGCCGATTTGACCGAGCTGGTGGCGAATGATCCCGATTGGGCGCTCATCCCGCAAGTGCTGCGGTCAGGTGTCACCTATAACGGCAAGGTGATGGGTTTGCCGGCGGCGCAGTTCATTATGGGCTATTTCGTCAACCGCGATCTCTACGAAGCGGCTAACCTTGATGCGCCTGAGTACGGTTTCACGCTCGACGAGTTCAACGCGGCGGTGACCGGCTTACACAACCCGTCCCGAGGCGTTCTCGGTCTCGACGAGATGGAGTTCGTGATGGGCTGGTACCCGCACGTGCTCGACAACAAGTTGCAGTGGTTCAGCTTCGATGGCGTTCACATGAACTACAACTCACCGGCGTTCAAAGACACGGTGGCGCGGGTGGCCGAGCTGAAGCCCTACACATGGCAGGGCTTGACCGATGAGCAGAAGGTCAACTTCAAATCGGCCGGACCGTGGGAGCTGTTCCTGAACCAAGAAGTCGGCATGCGCTGGGAAGGCGGTTGGGCCATTCCGCAGATTGCGCAGAACGCTACCTTTGACTGGGACTTCGTCGGCATCCCCGGCGGTAATCAGGCGATTGTGATGGACATCATCGCTGTCTCGAAGACGGCGCCGAATCTGGAGGAAGCCTACCAATTCGCGCGCTGGATGACCTTTGCCCGCGCCGCTTACGCCAAAGAGGTGGAACTGGCCCGCGAGATGGGTAGCGTGCCAAGCAAAATGCCGGTCGCGATTGACACTGAGTCGCTGGCGCTCTACCGCCAATTCTTCGACAAGCCGGGTCTCAATGCAGCCCTTGAGAATCTGAACAATAGCCTTGTCGAGTCACTGGCCAAACTCGTACCGGGTTATATCCAGGCACGCTGGGAAGGCAAACCCGGCATCGACATCGGCGAAGATAAAGATGTGAACATGTGGTTCATGTTCGCCCATGCCGGCGATGGCATCTACAAGTACGAGGATTACGCACCGAAATTAGAGACGTTCGCCAACAATATCCTCGATACGGCGCGGGCCGAGGTTGACGCCGCCTTGCGATAG